A genomic window from Clostridium cylindrosporum DSM 605 includes:
- the hpsG gene encoding (2S)-3-sulfopropanediol dehydratase, with protein sequence MVTTVLSPQEIRIESEISNKLNFIKKSRAEKILDSFKGERPRIDAYRAKYFTESFKETEGEALILRWAKALKRYAEKAPVYIDKDQLIVGRSGYPGRYGLVYPELDGDFLDIAIKELPKRETSPFNISKEDARILIEEVAPYWKGKTFHEDLAKALSDETIKYTYNPNNTLESRFIVNETASFRSSIQWVHDYEKVLKLGYIEIRNQALKALEELDPFSPVDNTEKAPFLNAIVIVSDAIILWARRHGDLALELSKRENDSIRRDELKVIASNCYRVPAYPAESFYEAVQSQWFVQMFSRIEQKTGTVISNGRMDQYLYPYYKKDVESGVLTDEGAIELLDCVWVAMAQFIDLYISPTGGAFNEGYAHWEAVTIGGQTKEGVDATNDLTYLFLESKKNFPLNYPDLAARIHTRSPIRYLYEVAETIKDGSGFPKLINDEEVVPLLLSKGASFDEAYDYAVSGCAECRMPNRDTYTSPCAYINFAAALEMTLYNGKMQKYGDEVIGLETGDPREFKSFDEFFDAYLKQQKNFLKHAFIQQHEIIRLREQHFAAPLSSSMHRLCLENYKDIHSAHIEGGIDLGYFEFIGYGTVIDSLSAVKKLVFEHKKITIDELLEATQNNFEGYEAIRQQLLSAPSYGNNDEYADSIAKKLDYEALKFTEKYSKELGVNLDLRYVPFTSHVPFGKVVSATPNGRFSFTPLADGSSASHGADVNGPTAVLLSNFESKNYGIKNRAARLLNIKLTPSCVDGDEGTDRLVDLIRTWCDLKLWHLQFNIINKETLIEAKKNPEDYSNLLVRVAGYSAYFVELSEDLQDDIIARTEHRAI encoded by the coding sequence ATGGTGACTACAGTCTTATCTCCACAAGAAATAAGAATAGAAAGTGAAATTTCAAATAAATTAAACTTTATTAAAAAGAGTAGAGCAGAGAAGATACTAGATAGCTTTAAAGGTGAAAGACCAAGGATTGATGCCTATAGGGCCAAGTATTTTACTGAGTCATTTAAGGAGACAGAGGGAGAAGCTTTAATTCTTAGATGGGCAAAGGCCCTAAAAAGATATGCTGAGAAAGCTCCAGTTTATATTGATAAGGATCAATTGATAGTTGGGCGTTCAGGTTACCCAGGAAGATATGGACTTGTTTATCCAGAGCTTGATGGTGACTTTTTAGACATTGCGATTAAGGAACTACCTAAGAGGGAGACTTCTCCATTTAATATATCTAAGGAGGATGCAAGAATTCTAATTGAGGAGGTTGCTCCATACTGGAAGGGGAAGACTTTTCACGAGGACTTAGCTAAGGCATTATCAGATGAGACTATTAAGTACACATATAATCCTAATAATACATTAGAATCAAGATTTATAGTTAATGAAACCGCATCATTTCGTTCATCTATTCAGTGGGTACACGATTATGAGAAGGTTCTTAAACTTGGATATATAGAGATTAGGAATCAAGCATTAAAGGCCCTAGAGGAGCTTGATCCATTTAGCCCAGTTGATAATACAGAGAAGGCACCATTTCTTAATGCTATTGTTATAGTTTCAGATGCAATTATTCTTTGGGCAAGAAGACATGGAGACTTAGCTCTTGAATTATCAAAGAGGGAAAATGACTCTATAAGACGTGATGAGCTGAAAGTCATTGCTAGTAACTGCTACAGGGTTCCAGCATATCCTGCAGAAAGTTTCTATGAGGCTGTACAGTCACAGTGGTTTGTTCAGATGTTTTCAAGAATTGAACAGAAAACAGGAACAGTTATATCAAATGGAAGAATGGATCAGTATCTATATCCATACTACAAAAAGGATGTAGAATCTGGAGTTCTTACAGATGAAGGCGCTATTGAATTATTAGATTGTGTGTGGGTAGCTATGGCGCAGTTTATTGATCTGTATATATCACCTACAGGTGGTGCGTTTAATGAAGGATATGCACACTGGGAAGCGGTTACAATAGGTGGACAGACCAAAGAGGGGGTAGACGCTACTAACGACTTAACCTATTTATTCCTAGAGTCTAAGAAGAACTTCCCTCTTAACTATCCTGATTTAGCAGCTAGAATTCACACAAGGTCACCTATTAGGTATTTATATGAGGTTGCTGAAACTATTAAGGATGGATCAGGGTTTCCAAAGCTTATTAATGATGAGGAAGTGGTTCCACTTCTACTATCAAAGGGAGCAAGCTTCGATGAAGCCTATGACTATGCGGTATCAGGATGTGCAGAGTGCAGAATGCCAAATCGTGATACTTACACAAGTCCATGTGCATATATAAACTTTGCAGCTGCACTTGAAATGACCCTATATAATGGGAAGATGCAAAAGTATGGGGATGAGGTTATTGGACTTGAAACAGGGGACCCTAGAGAATTTAAATCCTTTGATGAGTTTTTTGATGCATATTTAAAGCAGCAAAAGAACTTCTTAAAGCATGCATTTATTCAGCAGCATGAAATTATTCGTTTAAGGGAGCAGCACTTTGCAGCACCACTTAGTTCATCTATGCATAGGCTTTGCTTAGAGAATTATAAGGATATTCATAGTGCTCATATTGAAGGTGGAATAGATCTTGGGTACTTTGAATTTATAGGATATGGAACTGTTATAGATTCACTATCTGCAGTTAAGAAGTTAGTGTTTGAGCATAAGAAAATTACTATAGATGAGCTGTTAGAGGCGACTCAGAATAACTTTGAAGGATATGAGGCAATTCGTCAACAGCTTTTAAGTGCACCTAGCTATGGTAATAATGATGAGTATGCAGATTCAATTGCAAAGAAACTAGATTATGAAGCTCTTAAGTTTACAGAAAAGTATTCTAAGGAACTAGGGGTGAACCTAGACCTTAGATATGTACCGTTTACTTCACATGTACCATTTGGAAAGGTAGTTAGTGCGACTCCTAATGGAAGATTTAGCTTTACTCCTTTAGCAGATGGTTCATCAGCATCACATGGTGCAGATGTAAATGGACCTACAGCGGTTCTACTATCTAATTTTGAATCTAAGAACTACGGAATTAAAAACCGTGCTGCAAGGCTTTTAAATATTAAGCTAACACCAAGCTGTGTAGATGGAGATGAGGGAACAGATAGACTAGTAGACCTTATAAGAACATGGTGTGATTTAAAGCTTTGGCATCTACAGTTTAACATCATTAATAAGGAAACTTTAATTGAAGCTAAGAAGAATCCAGAAGATTATTCTAATCTACTAGTTAGAGTAGCAGGATATAGTGCTTACTTTGTAGAGCTATCTGAGGATCTTCAAGATGATATTATAGCTAGAACAGAGCACAGAGCAATCTAA
- a CDS encoding aliphatic sulfonate ABC transporter substrate-binding protein has protein sequence MKRIKKFIGASLLLTLSLSLASCGVKSETTSSKGNNLPEVVNIGTQQMPNDETIARAKGFFESELGVKVNIKEFDSGKDVNTALASKSIDFGLLGTTPATISLASGIPVEVIWIHDVIGEVESLAVRNKSNIKSVAELKGKRIAVPFGSTAHYSLLRGLKLNNLTEKDLTILDMQPADIVAAWQRGDIDGAYVWQPTLQKLLGDGSVLVSSKNLAEKGAVTADIEVVRSEFSKKYPEIVSKYIGIQQKSHEIYESNLDDAVETVSKALQISKDESSKQIKESIWVSAKEQLSDKYFGTSSNKGNLVNILKDTADFLADQKTIPSSPDIKVFENAVNPSYIEKALKK, from the coding sequence ATGAAAAGGATTAAAAAGTTTATTGGGGCTTCATTACTTTTAACTTTATCACTATCACTTGCTTCATGTGGAGTAAAAAGTGAAACTACTTCTTCAAAGGGAAATAATCTGCCTGAGGTAGTGAACATAGGAACTCAGCAAATGCCAAATGACGAGACAATAGCAAGGGCAAAGGGATTCTTTGAAAGTGAGCTTGGAGTTAAGGTAAATATAAAGGAGTTTGATTCAGGTAAGGACGTTAATACTGCACTTGCATCAAAAAGTATAGATTTTGGACTTCTTGGAACAACACCAGCAACTATAAGTTTAGCTAGTGGGATTCCAGTAGAGGTTATATGGATTCATGACGTTATAGGTGAGGTTGAATCACTTGCAGTTAGAAATAAATCAAATATAAAATCAGTAGCAGAACTTAAGGGCAAGAGAATAGCAGTTCCATTTGGTTCAACTGCACACTACAGCCTTCTAAGAGGACTTAAGCTAAATAATCTTACAGAAAAGGATCTTACTATTCTAGATATGCAACCAGCTGATATAGTTGCAGCTTGGCAAAGAGGGGATATAGATGGTGCATATGTATGGCAACCAACACTTCAAAAACTTCTTGGGGATGGAAGTGTATTAGTTTCAAGTAAGAATCTTGCAGAAAAAGGTGCTGTAACAGCAGACATTGAGGTTGTTAGAAGTGAATTCTCAAAGAAGTATCCTGAAATAGTATCAAAGTATATAGGAATTCAACAAAAATCACATGAAATCTATGAAAGTAACCTAGATGATGCAGTAGAAACAGTATCAAAGGCTCTTCAAATTAGTAAAGATGAAAGCAGCAAACAAATAAAGGAATCAATTTGGGTATCAGCTAAGGAGCAGTTAAGCGACAAGTACTTTGGAACATCTAGCAATAAGGGTAACTTAGTTAATATTCTTAAGGATACAGCGGACTTTTTAGCAGACCAAAAGACTATACCATCTTCTCCAGATATAAAGGTTTTTGAAAATGCTGTTAATCCAAGCTACATTGAAAAAGCATTAAAGAAGTAA
- a CDS encoding ABC transporter permease, translating to MDKLSKRNGTFERVLTLSTVLIIIAIWYITTKLNLVSDTLVPSPGKVIKAFIEVLQNGYKGSSLLTHLGVSMERLLIAFILAGITAIPLGLLSGYNSKIRAILEPIIEFYRPLPPLAYYTLLVLWMGIDNSSKIALLYLASFAPIFISCMSAVLKVKKDYISSADTLGASRSQVFAHVIFPSCLPDIFLGLRTAIGVSYTTLVAAEMVAAVSGIGWMVLDASKFLRSDIIFVGIIIMGLTGILLDRIIRYIEIKVVPWKGKE from the coding sequence ATGGACAAGCTATCCAAGAGAAATGGAACTTTTGAGAGGGTTCTAACCCTTTCAACGGTTTTGATAATAATAGCTATTTGGTATATAACAACAAAACTAAACCTGGTGTCGGATACATTGGTTCCCTCACCGGGCAAGGTTATAAAGGCATTTATAGAAGTGCTACAAAATGGATATAAAGGTTCATCACTTCTAACTCATCTAGGGGTTAGTATGGAAAGACTATTAATTGCATTTATTTTAGCAGGAATCACAGCGATTCCACTGGGACTTTTAAGTGGATACAACAGCAAGATTCGAGCAATACTTGAGCCTATTATTGAGTTTTATAGACCACTACCACCACTTGCCTACTATACACTTTTAGTGCTTTGGATGGGTATTGATAATTCATCTAAGATCGCACTTTTATATTTGGCAAGCTTTGCCCCAATATTTATATCATGTATGTCAGCGGTGCTTAAGGTAAAAAAGGATTATATAAGTAGTGCAGATACACTTGGGGCATCAAGAAGCCAAGTATTTGCCCATGTTATATTTCCATCCTGTCTTCCTGATATATTCCTTGGGCTTAGAACAGCTATAGGGGTATCATATACAACACTAGTTGCAGCGGAAATGGTAGCTGCGGTATCAGGTATAGGATGGATGGTGCTAGATGCAAGTAAATTTTTAAGAAGTGACATTATATTTGTAGGAATTATTATCATGGGGCTAACTGGAATACTACTAGATAGAATTATTCGTTATATAGAAATAAAGGTTGTTCCATGGAAGGGTAAAGAATAA
- a CDS encoding ABC transporter ATP-binding protein codes for MGNEEIKDDYVITLKDINLKYEGEKGVVTALENVNLNIENGEFICVLGPSGCGKSTLLKIIAGLLAPSSGEAKMDQGIIKGPDYNRGVVFQNPTLYPWLNIRDNVGFGLKMRKFPKEDIARRTKQYLELVNLSEFEKHKPYELSGGMKQRASLAKVLVNNPRVILMDEPLGALDALTRQNMQSLIRSLWWKTNKTVFLITHDVDEALSLGTRVIVMSSRPGRIVKEFKTDFTYNITGDNGDRCRYSDHYLKIREEILNLINDQGDKYVI; via the coding sequence ATGGGGAATGAAGAAATTAAAGATGATTATGTAATTACCTTAAAGGATATAAATTTAAAATATGAAGGTGAAAAGGGAGTAGTAACAGCTCTAGAAAATGTTAACCTAAACATAGAAAATGGAGAATTTATATGTGTTCTTGGGCCTTCAGGATGTGGGAAAAGCACTCTTTTAAAGATAATTGCAGGACTGCTTGCACCAAGTAGTGGTGAAGCAAAAATGGATCAGGGAATAATAAAGGGACCTGACTATAACCGAGGTGTTGTATTCCAAAACCCTACGCTTTATCCATGGCTGAACATTAGAGATAATGTAGGTTTTGGTCTCAAAATGAGAAAGTTCCCAAAGGAGGATATTGCAAGACGTACAAAACAGTATTTAGAGCTTGTAAACCTTTCAGAATTTGAAAAGCATAAGCCATATGAATTATCAGGTGGAATGAAGCAAAGAGCTTCACTTGCTAAGGTTTTAGTTAATAACCCTAGGGTAATTTTAATGGACGAGCCACTTGGTGCACTAGATGCATTAACAAGACAGAATATGCAAAGTCTAATTCGTAGTCTTTGGTGGAAGACTAATAAAACTGTGTTTTTAATTACACATGATGTAGATGAAGCATTATCCCTTGGTACAAGGGTTATAGTTATGTCCAGTAGACCAGGTAGGATAGTTAAGGAGTTTAAGACAGACTTTACCTACAACATAACCGGAGATAATGGAGATAGATGTAGGTATTCTGATCATTACCTAAAAATAAGAGAAGAGATTCTAAATCTTATTAATGATCAAGGAGATAAGTATGTAATATAA
- the hpsH gene encoding (2S)-3-sulfopropanediol dehydratase activating enzyme: MYKEKSDSAYVLNIQHYSLHDGPGIRTLVFLKGCPLRCRWCANPESQSIEPQVAFNHLKCIGERECGRCIKVCEGDSIHFDKGKAILNHKRCTNCLKCVDACPSGAISVYGKLMNYKEVLKIVEKDSNFYARSGGGLTISGGEPLLNGDFTIKLLREARKRRINTAIETSGYGDFQVLSEIAKHLDTIIFDIKCISDDQHKKYTGVSRNLILDNFTRLCIEYPHLKKIVRTPVIPGFNDNEYEIYKIIDFLSGKENIKYELLQYHRFGEAKYGYIGKEYLMGDVTLSDEKMDDLRRMVKEKF; the protein is encoded by the coding sequence ATGTATAAGGAAAAAAGTGATAGCGCCTATGTTTTAAATATTCAACATTATTCATTACATGATGGACCTGGTATAAGAACTCTAGTGTTTTTAAAGGGATGTCCCCTTCGTTGTAGATGGTGTGCTAATCCAGAATCACAGTCAATAGAACCACAGGTTGCCTTTAACCATCTTAAGTGTATAGGGGAGAGGGAATGTGGAAGGTGCATAAAGGTTTGTGAAGGTGATTCTATACACTTTGATAAAGGGAAGGCTATTCTTAATCATAAAAGGTGTACAAACTGCTTAAAATGTGTAGATGCTTGTCCATCTGGCGCCATATCAGTATATGGGAAACTTATGAATTATAAAGAGGTTCTTAAGATAGTTGAAAAGGATTCAAACTTCTACGCTAGAAGTGGTGGAGGACTTACAATCAGTGGGGGAGAGCCTCTACTAAATGGAGATTTCACCATAAAGCTACTAAGGGAAGCTAGGAAAAGAAGAATTAATACAGCTATAGAAACCTCAGGCTATGGAGACTTCCAGGTCTTAAGCGAAATAGCAAAGCATCTTGATACAATTATATTTGATATAAAGTGTATAAGTGATGATCAGCATAAAAAGTACACAGGGGTTTCAAGAAACCTAATACTTGATAACTTTACAAGGTTATGCATAGAATATCCTCATCTTAAAAAGATAGTTAGAACACCTGTAATACCTGGCTTCAACGATAATGAGTACGAGATCTATAAAATTATAGATTTTCTATCAGGTAAAGAAAATATAAAGTATGAACTTCTTCAATATCACCGCTTTGGTGAGGCGAAGTATGGGTATATAGGAAAAGAGTATTTAATGGGGGATGTTACCTTAAGCGATGAGAAAATGGATGACTTAAGAAGAATGGTTAAAGAAAAATTTTAA
- a CDS encoding aminotransferase class III-fold pyridoxal phosphate-dependent enzyme, with translation MTKLSGDKVRELDAKYNLHPWMKQKNMNALPVERAEGIYYWDYDGNKYYDMSSQLVNVNLGYGNKEIINAIKEQVERLPYIAPAYAEESKSRLAEELIKISPKNMRKVFFTCGGSDANESAINMARTVTGRTKIFSRYRSYHGSTLGSGNLSGDPRRFALENPAATGFIKFFDPYVYREYFNFSSDEEASNYYIAKLREQLTYEGPENVAAIIVESITGANGVIIPPDGYLQGIRKICDEFGIIMICDEVMAGFGRTGKMFAFENWGIEPDIIVFAKGVTCGYVQLGGVIVNERVAKHYEDTVFQYGLTYSGHPLGCAAGLASVKYYEDANILENVNKVGKVLGERLEEFKSKYKSVGDVRYIGLFSAVELVKNKGTKEPLVPYGRDPEGIIGKIISLLKSKGFSTFGRENTIIIAPPLIITEEELLEALKIFEEVLEVVDREYI, from the coding sequence ATGACTAAGTTAAGCGGGGATAAAGTAAGAGAGTTAGATGCTAAGTATAATCTGCATCCATGGATGAAGCAAAAAAACATGAATGCACTTCCAGTAGAAAGAGCAGAGGGGATTTACTACTGGGATTATGATGGCAACAAGTACTATGATATGTCTTCACAACTTGTAAATGTTAATCTAGGCTATGGCAACAAGGAGATAATCAATGCTATAAAGGAGCAGGTGGAAAGACTTCCATATATCGCTCCTGCATATGCAGAGGAGTCTAAGTCAAGGCTAGCTGAGGAATTAATTAAGATATCACCTAAGAATATGAGAAAGGTATTTTTCACATGTGGTGGTTCCGATGCTAATGAAAGTGCTATTAACATGGCAAGAACAGTAACAGGAAGAACAAAGATATTCTCAAGATACCGTAGCTATCATGGTTCAACTCTAGGTTCAGGTAATCTTTCAGGGGATCCTAGAAGATTTGCCCTTGAGAACCCAGCAGCAACTGGATTTATTAAGTTTTTTGATCCATATGTATATAGAGAGTATTTTAACTTTAGTAGTGATGAGGAGGCTTCAAACTACTACATTGCAAAGCTTAGGGAACAACTAACCTATGAAGGACCAGAAAATGTAGCTGCAATAATTGTAGAGTCTATAACTGGGGCTAATGGAGTTATCATTCCCCCAGATGGATACCTACAAGGAATCAGAAAGATTTGTGATGAGTTTGGAATTATTATGATTTGTGATGAGGTTATGGCTGGGTTTGGTCGTACTGGTAAAATGTTTGCATTTGAGAATTGGGGCATAGAACCAGACATAATAGTTTTCGCTAAGGGAGTAACCTGTGGCTATGTGCAACTAGGAGGAGTAATAGTTAACGAAAGAGTTGCAAAGCATTATGAGGATACTGTATTCCAATATGGTTTAACATACAGTGGACACCCACTAGGATGTGCAGCTGGTCTTGCATCAGTTAAGTACTATGAAGATGCGAATATACTTGAAAATGTAAACAAAGTAGGAAAGGTTCTAGGAGAGAGACTAGAGGAATTTAAGAGTAAATATAAAAGCGTTGGTGACGTTAGATATATAGGTTTATTCTCAGCTGTAGAACTAGTTAAGAACAAGGGAACAAAGGAACCACTAGTTCCATATGGTAGAGATCCTGAAGGGATAATTGGTAAGATTATATCTCTACTAAAGTCAAAGGGCTTCTCAACATTTGGTCGTGAAAACACAATCATTATTGCACCTCCACTTATTATTACAGAGGAGGAGCTTCTAGAGGCGTTAAAGATATTTGAGGAAGTGCTTGAGGTAGTGGACAGGGAATATATTTAG
- a CDS encoding iron-containing alcohol dehydrogenase family protein: MWSYEEPVKIIFGNGVIKKLNEVIKENKYKNGLLVSDKYFLESGFVGEVLLDNMGCIKNTFYDIEPNPTVKNVDSCAKLIRENNIEFIVALGGGSALDCAKAASVVALTNDSITKYHGTGLQIPDKGLPLIAIPTTSGTGSEVTSVSVLTDHDLGRKAPIASKSMYPKIALVDPELTYSMPKNVTASTGIDVLCHALEGFWSKNHQPISDALALYASLLVFKYLERAFKNAYDKEAREKLSEASIIAGLAFNLPKTTASHACSFPLTNIYHIPHGEACGLTLDYFVRLNKDAEKSRLEDFARRIGFRDASHLADEIRELKKRVGLLVDLKHLSLSEEDIEDLVNESKHPNLLNNPVEVTDDVLLKMYRSLT; this comes from the coding sequence ATGTGGAGTTATGAAGAGCCAGTAAAAATTATCTTTGGAAATGGTGTAATTAAAAAGCTAAATGAAGTCATAAAAGAAAATAAATATAAAAATGGGCTTTTAGTAAGTGATAAATACTTTCTAGAAAGTGGCTTTGTAGGAGAGGTGCTCCTTGATAATATGGGATGCATTAAAAATACTTTTTATGATATAGAGCCAAATCCAACAGTTAAAAACGTTGATAGCTGTGCCAAGTTAATAAGGGAAAATAACATTGAATTTATAGTAGCACTTGGAGGGGGAAGTGCCCTTGACTGTGCTAAGGCTGCAAGTGTAGTGGCATTAACTAATGACTCTATAACAAAATACCATGGCACAGGACTCCAAATTCCTGATAAGGGATTGCCTCTTATCGCTATTCCAACTACATCAGGAACAGGAAGTGAGGTTACAAGTGTTAGTGTATTAACTGATCATGATTTAGGAAGAAAGGCACCTATAGCATCAAAGTCTATGTACCCGAAAATAGCACTTGTTGATCCAGAGCTAACATACTCTATGCCAAAGAATGTAACAGCAAGTACAGGAATAGATGTACTATGTCATGCCCTTGAAGGTTTTTGGAGTAAAAATCATCAGCCTATATCAGATGCCTTAGCACTTTATGCAAGTCTTTTAGTTTTTAAGTATTTAGAAAGAGCATTTAAGAATGCTTATGATAAAGAGGCACGTGAAAAGCTTTCCGAAGCTTCTATTATCGCAGGGCTAGCATTTAATCTACCAAAAACAACAGCATCACATGCATGTTCTTTTCCACTAACTAATATTTATCATATACCCCATGGAGAAGCATGTGGATTAACCCTTGATTACTTTGTAAGACTTAATAAGGATGCAGAAAAGAGTAGACTAGAGGATTTTGCAAGAAGGATTGGGTTTAGGGATGCGAGTCACCTAGCAGATGAGATAAGAGAACTAAAAAAACGAGTAGGGCTATTAGTTGATCTAAAGCATCTAAGTCTAAGTGAAGAAGATATTGAGGATTTAGTTAATGAAAGTAAGCATCCAAATTTACTAAATAATCCTGTAGAGGTGACAGATGATGTACTACTTAAAATGTACAGGAGCTTAACTTAA